In Actinomycetota bacterium, one DNA window encodes the following:
- the glnA gene encoding type I glutamate--ammonia ligase, which produces MTDSPGDVLNLIRDNEVQIVDLRFADLPGLMQHFSVPSHELTEETFDEGFGFDGSSIRGFQEIQESDMILVPDPATAVLDPFRTHPTLILNCFVKDPVTGEPYTRDPRHVAAKAEKHLEGSGIAQLSYWGPEAEFYIFDSVRFDQDQHSAFYYVDAIEGAWNSGAEEGGRNLGYKPRYKEGYFPVPPTDHYQDLRSEMALALEAAGIPVEVQHHEVGTAGQAEIDIRFGTLLQTADRLMLFKYIIKNTALKYGKTVTFMPKPIFQDNGSGMHTHQSLWTDGVPLFYDESGYAQLSDLGRWYIGGLLAHAPALTAFTNPTTNSYRRLVPGYEAPVNLVYSQRNRSAAARIPLYSRSPKAKRVEFRVPDPSCNPYLAFAAMLMAGLDGVRNKIEPAGPLDKDLYELPPEELAEVPQVPGSLDEALAALEADHEFLLEGDVFTQDVIDTWLAYKREHEVDAVRLRPHPWEFHLYYDI; this is translated from the coding sequence GTGACCGACTCCCCCGGAGATGTCCTCAACCTGATCAGGGACAACGAGGTCCAGATCGTTGACCTGCGGTTCGCCGACCTGCCCGGCCTGATGCAGCACTTCTCGGTCCCGTCTCACGAGCTGACCGAGGAGACCTTCGACGAGGGCTTCGGCTTCGACGGCTCCTCCATCCGGGGGTTCCAGGAGATCCAGGAGTCGGACATGATCCTGGTCCCGGACCCGGCCACCGCGGTCCTGGACCCGTTCCGGACCCACCCGACCCTGATCCTCAACTGCTTCGTCAAGGACCCGGTCACCGGCGAGCCCTACACCCGCGACCCCCGCCACGTCGCCGCCAAGGCCGAGAAGCACCTTGAGGGCTCCGGCATCGCCCAGCTCTCCTACTGGGGGCCGGAGGCCGAGTTCTACATCTTCGACTCGGTCCGCTTCGACCAGGACCAGCACTCCGCCTTCTACTACGTCGACGCCATCGAGGGCGCCTGGAACTCCGGCGCCGAGGAGGGCGGGCGCAACCTCGGGTACAAGCCCCGCTACAAGGAGGGCTACTTCCCCGTCCCGCCGACCGACCACTACCAGGACCTGCGCTCGGAGATGGCCCTGGCCCTCGAGGCGGCCGGCATCCCGGTCGAGGTGCAGCACCACGAGGTCGGCACCGCCGGCCAGGCCGAGATCGACATCCGCTTCGGCACCCTGCTGCAGACGGCCGACCGGCTGATGCTGTTCAAGTACATCATCAAGAACACGGCCCTCAAGTACGGCAAGACCGTCACCTTCATGCCCAAGCCGATCTTCCAGGACAACGGCTCTGGCATGCACACCCACCAGAGCCTGTGGACCGACGGGGTGCCGCTGTTCTACGACGAGTCCGGCTACGCCCAGCTGTCCGACCTGGGCCGCTGGTACATCGGCGGGCTGCTGGCCCACGCCCCCGCCCTGACCGCCTTCACCAACCCGACCACCAACTCCTACCGGCGGCTGGTGCCCGGCTACGAGGCCCCGGTCAACCTGGTCTACTCCCAGCGCAACCGCTCGGCCGCGGCGCGCATCCCCCTCTACTCGCGCAGCCCCAAGGCCAAGCGGGTCGAGTTCCGGGTCCCCGACCCCTCCTGCAACCCCTACCTGGCGTTCGCGGCCATGCTCATGGCCGGCCTCGACGGGGTCCGCAACAAGATCGAGCCCGCCGGCCCGCTGGACAAGGACCTCTACGAGCTGCCCCCCGAGGAGCTCGCCGAGGTCCCCCAGGTCCCCGGCTCCCTCGACGAGGCCCTGGCCGCGCTCGAGGCCGACCACGAGTTCCTGCTCGAGGGCGACGTCTTCACCCAGGACGTGATCGACACCTGGCTCGCCTACAAGCGCGAGCACGAGGTCGACGCCGTCCGCCTCCGCCCCCACCCGTGGGAGTTCCACCTCTACTACGACATCTAG